The Mycolicibacterium monacense genome contains the following window.
GCCAGCCGTAGGTCGACACGAAGCGGCCGAGCCAGGTCTGTTTGCGCCACTGCCGCCGGTCATCTCGATTGGACCGGGCACGTCCGCTGTCGGCCGCCAACGGGTCCCGCTGCGCACGAAGCGGATCGCGGTGGGCGCGCAGCGGCTCCTGCCACTCGCTGCGAACGGCCGGGACCCGACCGTCCCCGCGACGCTCTGGACCCATGTGTCCTCCACGCGTGCGGGAGTCGTAGGTCACCAAAACAGGATGGCACAGACCTGTGGACTTGGGTTTCCGGCGCGCCACCGCCCGCCGCGGCAGGTGTCGCGACGCGTGTGACACCCCACCGGTAGTAGTGTCGGAGCGATGAGCGCCTTGGCCCAGCACCGCCGAGCGCGCCAGCCGAATCCAGATTGAGGACTTCATGAGCGATCTCGCCAACACCGCTGAGAGGAGTGGCGACAAGCCTGCCAACAGCACCGGGCTGCCGAAGAACAACCGGCGCGGTAATCGACTTCCCCGCGACGAGCGTCGCGGGCAGTTACTGATCGCCGCCAGTGAGGTTTTCGTCGACCGCGGTTATCACGCCGCCGGCATGGACGAGATCGCCGACCGCGCCGGTGTCAGCAAACCGGTTCTCTACCAACACTTCTCGTCGAAGCTCGAGCTGTATCTCGCGGTGCTGCAACGCCACGTCGACAACATGGTCTCCGGAGTGCGTCAGGCGCTGCGCACCACCACCGACAACCGGCAACGGCTGCGCGCTGCCGTTCAGGCGTTCTTCGACTTCATCGAACACGACAGCCAGGGCTACCGGCTGATCTTCGAGAACGACTACACCAGCGAACCGCAGGTGGCCGCGCAGGTGAAGGTGGCGACCGAAGCCTGCACCGATGCGGTGTTCGACCTGATCAGCCGGGATTCCGGCCTGGAGGCCCACCGGGCCAGGATGATCGCGGTGGGCCTCGTGGCCATCAGCGTGGACTGCGCCCGCTACTGGCTCGATGCCGAGCGGCCGATCTCGAAGGACGATGCGGTCGACGGCACGGTGCACTTCGCCTGGGGCGGGTTGTCCCACGTGCCGCTCACCCGTTCTTGATGGCCTCCGCGCCGACCACACCGAAGCCCACGCGCCGCACGTCGGCGGCACCGATCTCCACATAGGCGATTCGGCTCGTCTGCACCAGGTAGCGGCGCCCCTTCTCGTCCGACAGCGCGAGAACGCCGCCCGCACCCTCGGCGAGCGCGTCGGTCACCAGCTTCTCGACCTCACTGGGCGTCTGCGCGCTGTTGAGGACGAGCTCGCGTGGGCTGTCCGAAACACCGATCTTGACCTCCACGCTTGAACCCTTTCGTCGTGCCGTCGCTGACTCCCTGTCGCTAATCGGAAAGGCTAGTGGACGCCGCCGACCCGGCGCCGCCCTGGTGATTACGCGCTGCGCGAAGCCGTCGCGGCCGAGCGTCGGCGTTTCGCGGGCGAGGGTCTCGACCGGCGACCGAACCGACGCCGGACCGTGACCGAATCGGGTGCTGCACGACCTCATCTGTCACTTTCGCCCCGCTAGCATCGGACGCAGAGCCGCTGAAAGCTACCGGAAAGCCATCATGACCAGGCATTATTCGCCGCATTCGCCGTACACGTCCGCGCGAACCGAACGCTTGGACCGTCCGCGGGCCGACCAGCCGGGCTACGACGACCGTCCGAGCTACGCGCCCTACTCCGGCGCCGACCACCCGGGATACCGGCACTACGCCGACGGCCACTCCGACTACGGACAGAGCTGGGACTCCGGGCGGTACGCCGCCACGGACGTCGAGGATCCCGACTACGAGGACTACGAGGACTACGACGCGTACGCCGCTACCATCGACAGCCGCTGGAAGTGGATCGCCGGCGTCGCGGGCGCCGTCCTCCTGGTCGCGGTGATCTGCACGCTGGTGATCCTCGGCGGCGGCGACAGCGGATCGGTGTCGGCGACGGTCGGCACGTCGGCACAGAGCCGTCCACCGGCCACCGCGACCGCACCGCACGACACGTCGGCGGCGCTACCGCCTCCGACCGCGTCACTCGCCCCCGAGACCATCACGACCGTGACCCCGACCGCACCCCCGTCGCCGTCGGCGAGCGCCACCCCCGATCCGGCGCCGAGTGCCGTCGCTCCGCCGCCCCCCGCCGCGGCCACCCCGCGCGCGATCACCTACACGGTCACCGGCAACCGCCAGCTCATCGACTTCGTGACCGTCATCTACACCGACCAGCAGGGCGCGCTGCAGACCGAGGTCAACGTGTCGCTGCCGTGGTCGAAGACCGTCGTGCTCGACCCGGGCGTGGAGCTCAAATCGGTCACCGCGACCAGCGTCGGAGGTCAACTCAACTGCGCGATCACCGACGCCGCAGGCGCGGCGCTGGTGACCCAGAACAACAATTCGATGATCGCCACCTGCACGCAGTAGCGGTTCAGGCCAGGCCGAGTTCCTGCATCCGGGCGTGGTGTGTCTGCTGCAACCGGTCGAAGAACTCCGCCATCTGGGGCAGTCCTTCCCCGCCGGACATCACGAGGTCGACCAGTTCGTCGTGGTCGGCCAGGACGTACTGCGCCTGGGTGATCGCCTCACCGAGCAGTCGCCGCGACCACAGCGCCAACCGGTGCCTCTGCCGATCGCTGGCGGTGACCGCGGCACGAACCTCGGCGACCACGAACTGAGAGTGTCCGGTCTCGGAGAGCACACCGCGCACCACCGCGGCCACCTGATCGGGCAGGGCACCGGCGATCTCGTTGTAGAAATCGGCGGCCAGGGCATCACCGACATAGGTCTTGACCAGTGCCTCGAGCCACGTGCTCGGCGTCGTCAACCGGTGGTAGTTCTCCAGCGCCGAGGCGTACTTCGTCATCGCCGGGACCACGTCGACGCCGCGGCGCTCCATGGCGTCGCGCAGCAACTCGTAGTGGTTCATCTCGGCGGCCGCCATACTCGCCATGTTGATGCGTCCGCGCAGGTTGGGCGCCATGCGCGCTTCCTCGGTCAACCGGTAGAACGCCGCCACCTCACCGTAGGCGAGCAGCGCGAACAGTTCGTCGACGCCGGGATGGTCGGCCGACACACCTGCCGTTGCCGGGGTGACCGTCTGCTCTCCCGATGCTGCAGGTTGCGTCGAATTCATGGCCCAACTGTAATCGCCGGCGAGCGCCGATCCATCCCGGCAAAGCCATCCGGGGTATGATGTCCGCAGGCAGCGACTCATTCGAGACGAGCCGCTCCCGAAGAAATGTGCGTACACGCGTTGGCCCGCTTCCGAAAGTGCAGGGCTCAGCGGATCGGCACCGCCCGTGACGGGGCGACGAGGCCGCTTCATCGTCAAACTCGTGTGCGCGTGGAAAACCACGAAGCCGGCCACGAGGGTCGACTATGAAAGGCCACGTTCACCAAGCATGACTCCTTTGACAACACCTGTTGACATGACATTCGCCAGCCTTGGCGTGCGCGACGAGATCTGCCGCGCACTCGCCGAGGAGGGTATCCACCAACCCTTCGCCATCCAGGAACTGACGCTGCCCATGGCGTTGGCCGGCGATGACCTGATCGGTCAGGCGCGCACCGGGATGGGCAAGACCTATGCCTTCGGTGTGCCGCTGCTGCAGCGCGTCACCACCGACACCGAGAAGGAACTGAGCGGGATCCCCCGCGCCCTGATCGTCGTGCCCACCCGCGAGCTGTGCCTGCAGGTCCACAGCGACCTGTCGCTGGCCGCCAAGTACCTGACCGCCGGCGACCGCAAGCTCTCCGTCGTGTCGATCTACGGTGGCCGCCCCTACGAGCCGCAGATCGAGTCGCTGCGCAAGGGCGCCGACGTCGTGGTCGGCACCCCCGGCCGGCTGCTCGACCTCGCCCAGCAGGGTCACCTGCAGCTGGGCGGCCTGTCGGTGCTGGTGCTCGACGAGGCCGACGAGATGCTCGACCTGGGCTTCCTGCCCGATATCGAGCGCATCCTGCGGCAGACCCCCGACACCCGCCAGGCGATGCTGTTCTCCGCCACGATGCCGGATCCGATCATCACGCTGGCCCGCACGTTCATGAACCAGCCCACCCACATTCGCGCCGAGTCGCCGCAGTCGTCGGCCACCCACGACACCACCGCGCAGTTCGCCTACCGCGCCCACGCGCTGGACAAGGTCGAGATGGTCAGCCGGATCCTGCAGGCCGATGGCCGTGGCGCGACGATGATCTTCACCCGCACCAAGCGCACCGCGCAGAAAGTCGCCGACGAACTCGCCGAGCGCGGGTTCAAGGTCGGCGCCGTGCACGGTGACCTGGGGCAGGGCGCACGCGAGAAGGCGCTCAAGAGCTTCCGCACCGGTGAGGTCGACGTGCTGGTCGCCACCGACGTCGCCGCGCGCGGCATCGACATCGACGACATCACCCACGTCATCAACTTCCAGATCCCCGAGGACGAGCAGGCCTACGTGCACCGCATCGGCCGCACCGGGCGTGCGGGCAAGACCGGTGTCGCGGTCACGCTGGTCGACTGGGACGAACTCCCCCGGTGGTCGATGATCGACAAGGCGCTGGGTCTGAACACGCCCGACCCCGCCGAGACCTACTCCAGCTCACCCCACCTCTACGAAGAGCTGGGCATTCCGACCGAGGCAGGCGGTTCGGTGGGTGAGCCCAAGGCCCGCGCGGCCGCGAAGCGTTCCGAGCGCCCCGCCCGCGGTGAGCGGGACGGCGATCGCGACGGGGACGACAAGCCCGCCCGCAGCCGGTCGCGCAACCGTCGGCGCACCCGCGCGGGCAAGCCCGTCACCGGTCACGTCGAGGGGTCGGCCGAGCAGCCGGTGGTCGAGGCCGCCGACGGCAACGGTGACGGGGACACCGAGGCCGGTGGCGAGTCCGGCCAGGCCGGACGTCGGCGCCGCCGTCGGCGTCCGCGCAAGGCCGCGCCCGCGACCAGCTGACCCGACGGTCAGCTCCTTCAGTGGTCAAACCCGAGCGCCGCACCCGCGGTGACGTGATGGCCGCCGTCGCGATCGCAGCGGTGATCGCGGTGACCGCGGCCCTGGTCTGGTGGACCAGCGACGCCAGAGCCACCATCAGTCAGCCCGCCGAGCAGGCGGTACCCGATCCCGAGCCCGCAGCCGACGTCCCGTCGGCCCTGCGGGAACTCTGGAGCGCGGCCAGCCCGAAGACGCGGCTGCCGGTCGTCGTCGGGGGCAGCGTCGTGACCGGCGACGGTTCGACGGTCGCGGGCCGTGACCCCGCCACCGGGGACACGGTGTGGAGCTACTCCCGTGACGTCGACCTGTGCGGTGTCACGTCGGTCTACCACTACGCGGTGGCCGTGTACCCGGACTCGCGGGGCTGCGGCCAGGTCACCACGATCAACGGCAGAACGGGTAAGCGCGGCAACGCGCGCACCGGATTCGCCGACCCCGCAGTGACGTTGAGCACCGACGGCACCACCGTGCTGTCGGCCGGTGAGAGCCGACTCGAGCTGTGGCGTTCGGACATGGTCCGCATGCTCAGCTACGGCGCGCTCGATGCGCGGGTCAAACCCGACGTACCCGCGGCGCCACTGTGCCGCCTGACGTCCGCGGCGGCCAGTTCCTCGGCGGTCTCGGTTCTGGAAGCCTGCCCGAAAGAACCCGATCTGCGGTTGACGCTTCTGCGGCCCTCGGACGAAGAGGACGTGCCGGACATCAAGTACGTCGAGCTGGCCGACGTACTCGCTGATTCCGACGCCCGTGTCATCGCCGTGTCCGAGACCACGACGGCCGTCTACCTGCCGACGCCGCAGCCCACCGTCAACGTCATCGACGAAACCGGGACGACGGTCGCCAGCACCTTGATGACCTCACCCGCATCCCCGGACGCCGTCGCGTCGCGGGCAGGCGACCTGATCACGTGGTGGACCGGTGACTCTGTGATGGTCTTCGACGGCTCCGGGCTCCGGTACAAGTACACGGTCACGCCGTCGGGACCGAGCCTGCCGCTCGGGCCGGCCGCCGAAATGGCCGATCGGTTGCTGGTGCCCGTCACCGACGGTTACGACGTGTTCGAGCCCGGTTCGGGCACCGGCGAACGGCACATCCCGCTCGCGCGTCCCCCCGTCGACGGTGCGGTCATCCCGGCGGTGGTCGGTGACCGCGTGGTCGAACTGCGCGGCGGCGAACTGGTCGGGCTGGGTTAGACCTCGGGGGTGTAGGTCGGCATGTCCTTACCGTTCTTCCAGTGCTTGAGCAGCGCCGCCGCCAGTGCCCGGTAGGCCACCGACCCCTTGTTCTTGCGGCCCGCGATCACCGACGATCCCGACGCGCTGGCCTCGGCGAACCGCACCGTGCGCGGGATCGGCGGCGCCAGCACCGGCAACTCGTAGCGGTCGACGACGTCGAACAGCACGTCGCGACTGTGGGTGGTCCTGGAGTCGTACAGCGTCGGGAGCGCCCCGAGCATCTTCAGATCCGGGTTGGTGATCGCCTGGACGTCGGACACCGTCCGCAGGAACTGGCCGACCCCGCGGTGCGCCAGCGTTTCGCACTGCAGGGGCACGATCACCTCGTGGGCGGCGGTCAACCCGTTGAGCGTGAGCACGCCCAGAGACGGCGGACAGTCGATCAGCACCACGTCATACGTGCCGGTCAGCTTGGCCATCGCACGTTTGAGCGCATGCTCACGACCGGCGCGCATGAGCAGCATCGCCTCCGCTCCGGCGAGGTCGATATTCGCCGGTAGCAACGTCATCCCTTCCGGTGTGTCCACCAGCGCCGCATCCGGTTCCACCTCCCCCAGCAGCACCTCATGCACCGAGACCGGCAACTTGTCGGGGTCGTGGCCCAGCGAGAACGTCAACGACCCCTGGGGGTCCAGGTCGACGAGCAACACCCGCTTGCCACTTTCCGCCATCGCTGCGCCCAACGATGCAACCGTCGTTGTTTTGGCGACCCCACCCTTTTGATTGGCGACCGCAAGTACCCGCGTCACGCGTGCCATCCTGACACGCGCACGGCCCTGACACACGGACGTGCGGCAGAATCGACCGGTGTGGGCCTGACCGACCATCGACTTCTGCTCATCCGCCACGGCGAGACGGAGTGGTCGCGTTCGGGACGGCACACCAGCCGCACCGACCTCGGGCTCACCGAAACGGGCCGTGACCAGGCGACTCAGACCGCCGCGGCGCTCGACCGGCTCACGCTGGACAACCCGCTGGTGATCAGC
Protein-coding sequences here:
- a CDS encoding ferritin-like fold-containing protein — translated: MNSTQPAASGEQTVTPATAGVSADHPGVDELFALLAYGEVAAFYRLTEEARMAPNLRGRINMASMAAAEMNHYELLRDAMERRGVDVVPAMTKYASALENYHRLTTPSTWLEALVKTYVGDALAADFYNEIAGALPDQVAAVVRGVLSETGHSQFVVAEVRAAVTASDRQRHRLALWSRRLLGEAITQAQYVLADHDELVDLVMSGGEGLPQMAEFFDRLQQTHHARMQELGLA
- a CDS encoding ParA family protein produces the protein MARVTRVLAVANQKGGVAKTTTVASLGAAMAESGKRVLLVDLDPQGSLTFSLGHDPDKLPVSVHEVLLGEVEPDAALVDTPEGMTLLPANIDLAGAEAMLLMRAGREHALKRAMAKLTGTYDVVLIDCPPSLGVLTLNGLTAAHEVIVPLQCETLAHRGVGQFLRTVSDVQAITNPDLKMLGALPTLYDSRTTHSRDVLFDVVDRYELPVLAPPIPRTVRFAEASASGSSVIAGRKNKGSVAYRALAAALLKHWKNGKDMPTYTPEV
- a CDS encoding DUF3107 domain-containing protein; its protein translation is MEVKIGVSDSPRELVLNSAQTPSEVEKLVTDALAEGAGGVLALSDEKGRRYLVQTSRIAYVEIGAADVRRVGFGVVGAEAIKNG
- a CDS encoding TetR/AcrR family transcriptional regulator; this translates as MSDLANTAERSGDKPANSTGLPKNNRRGNRLPRDERRGQLLIAASEVFVDRGYHAAGMDEIADRAGVSKPVLYQHFSSKLELYLAVLQRHVDNMVSGVRQALRTTTDNRQRLRAAVQAFFDFIEHDSQGYRLIFENDYTSEPQVAAQVKVATEACTDAVFDLISRDSGLEAHRARMIAVGLVAISVDCARYWLDAERPISKDDAVDGTVHFAWGGLSHVPLTRS
- a CDS encoding DEAD/DEAH box helicase, producing MTPLTTPVDMTFASLGVRDEICRALAEEGIHQPFAIQELTLPMALAGDDLIGQARTGMGKTYAFGVPLLQRVTTDTEKELSGIPRALIVVPTRELCLQVHSDLSLAAKYLTAGDRKLSVVSIYGGRPYEPQIESLRKGADVVVGTPGRLLDLAQQGHLQLGGLSVLVLDEADEMLDLGFLPDIERILRQTPDTRQAMLFSATMPDPIITLARTFMNQPTHIRAESPQSSATHDTTAQFAYRAHALDKVEMVSRILQADGRGATMIFTRTKRTAQKVADELAERGFKVGAVHGDLGQGAREKALKSFRTGEVDVLVATDVAARGIDIDDITHVINFQIPEDEQAYVHRIGRTGRAGKTGVAVTLVDWDELPRWSMIDKALGLNTPDPAETYSSSPHLYEELGIPTEAGGSVGEPKARAAAKRSERPARGERDGDRDGDDKPARSRSRNRRRTRAGKPVTGHVEGSAEQPVVEAADGNGDGDTEAGGESGQAGRRRRRRRPRKAAPATS
- a CDS encoding Rv3212 family protein; protein product: MVKPERRTRGDVMAAVAIAAVIAVTAALVWWTSDARATISQPAEQAVPDPEPAADVPSALRELWSAASPKTRLPVVVGGSVVTGDGSTVAGRDPATGDTVWSYSRDVDLCGVTSVYHYAVAVYPDSRGCGQVTTINGRTGKRGNARTGFADPAVTLSTDGTTVLSAGESRLELWRSDMVRMLSYGALDARVKPDVPAAPLCRLTSAAASSSAVSVLEACPKEPDLRLTLLRPSDEEDVPDIKYVELADVLADSDARVIAVSETTTAVYLPTPQPTVNVIDETGTTVASTLMTSPASPDAVASRAGDLITWWTGDSVMVFDGSGLRYKYTVTPSGPSLPLGPAAEMADRLLVPVTDGYDVFEPGSGTGERHIPLARPPVDGAVIPAVVGDRVVELRGGELVGLG